The sequence TCAGCCGAGGCTTATTATCTCCGCAGGCGCACCTGAGGCGAGTTCGTTCCGCAGTATTTCCATCGCCGGCGATTCGTCAGTGAAGAACAGCTTTCTCACGCTTTTTCCCGATGTATTCAGACCGCTTCTTATCAGATGCTCTATTATTACTTCCGATGAATCCACAATGCTGAACTGAGGATAAAGTCTGGTTATGGTATTTTTGAGGAGAGGATAGTGGGTGCAGCCCAGAACGAGTGTGTCTATCCCTTTTTTGCTGAGTTCCTCCAGATACATCTTCACGGCGAGCTCCGCTATAGGGCTTTCCGTCATCATTTCCTCAACAATGGGAACAAACAGCGGACAGGCGTTTTCGTATATATCGAGCTCAATTTCAGACATGGTTTCCAGTGCCGCGCGGTATGAGCCGCTGCGTATGGTTGCTCTGGTGCCTATAACGCCTATTTTCCCTTTTTTGGAGACTCTCAGAGCCTGCTCCGCACCGGGAAGCACAACACCTGTGACGGGAACATGAAATTTTTCGGAAATTATGTCAACAGCGTAGGATGAGGCTGTGTTGCAGGCTATTACGATAGCTTCGGCGCCGCATTTTGTAATGAGGTATTCGGCGCATTCCAGACTGTAGCTGATTATGGTTTCCCGGGATTTGCCGCCGTAGGGCACTCTGGCTGTGTCGCCGAGGTAGTAGATGTCCAGTGCGGGAAAATGCTCCGCAATGGATTTAAAAACCGTGAGTCCGCCGATTCCTGAGTCAAAAACGCCTATAGCCATTCGGACTTTATACCTCAAAGATTTATGTTCGGCAATAGACGCTTTGGGAGCGCTTAACTTATTTTTGCATCCGTCAGTAAGTAATCCGGTATGATTAAAACAACAAAATAATTTATTTGATTTAACCTTTTCTCATCTCAGGATATTATAGATTAAGTATTAAAATTACACAGAAAGAAGTATTTTTTTCTGATTTATTTTTACCTTCGCTTGTCTTATGATATAATATGAAATACGCAGCGGAGAGTCGCTTTATTTAAACTGCTGATATTTAGCTGGTTTATTCAGTTTACATACAGGCGCTAATTTTATTACGGAGTTGACTTGATGTATATCAAGCTGTTTTTAGGTGAAAAAACGGCTCCGGGAGTTTTCAGTTTTGATTATACCAAAGAGTTTATCCGATCCTGCGGAAAGGATGAGTTTGAAGAGAAACTGAAATTTGCAGATCTTTCATTTGTGGATTCTCCCGAAGCTTTTATGAAGGCTGTTTCCGATGCTGTGGACGAGGCTATGGATAACGAGTTTAAGGCAAGCGAGGTTTACAGGGCAGGCAGATGCCCTGAGACGGGCAAGGTTTGCTATATTTGTGTGAATATTGAGGATTACGAAGAAAAAACTGCCTGAGACCGCATTTTCGGTAAAAGCGGTCAGGCTTCCATGACAGCGTTTTTAAAACGTTTAGCGAACCTGTCAAGCTCCTGCTCGCTGTTTATTGCGTGCTGTTTCGGGTTAATGGACGAAACTATGGTTTTCAGAGGCTTCATTGTCTTCAGATCATAGCGGGCAAGATCAAATATATGTGATTTTTCGAGCTTTTCTCTTTTTTCATCTGTAACTACCAGAACCTTCGGACGGGTCAGATCTTTTCTGTTCGGTTCAAGTATTACGGCTATTTCGCCGGAATCAAGCATCACGAGGGTTCCCACCGGATATATGCCGATTGTGTTGATGAAGAACTTTACCAGTGTCTCATTAAAATGCTTGCCAGACCAGCTGAAAAGGATTTTCAGCGCTTCTGACGGCGTTCTTTCGTGGTTGTAGGTCTTCTTGCTGGTGATGGCATCATAAACATCGGCGATGGAGACGATCTTTGTGATATTGCTTATCTGTCTCTCGGATAAGCCCAGCGGGTAGCCGCTTCCGTCCGATTTTTCGTGATGCTGGAGAGCTGTCATCGCTGTCTCGGAGGGGAGGCGGTCGTTTGCGGTAAGCATTTTATAGCCGTATTCCGGATGCCTTTTTATCTCGGTATATTCATCGTCAGTGAGCTTCCCGGGCTTGTGTATGATGCTGCCGCTGATTCTCGCCATGCCGACATCATGCAGAAGTCCGCTGAGACATATGGTTTTGAGCTCATCAGCGGATTTTCCGAGCCGCTTCCCCAGAGCAAGGGAAATCACAGCGACATTCAGAGAGTGGCTGTAGGTGTAGTCGTCCTGATTTTTCAGATGAGTCATGGCTGTGAAAATGCCGGGCTTGTGGCTGCTGACCTCTACCAGTTCAGAGGTTATTTCCTCTGCCGTGCGGGAATCGATTTTTCCGCTCTGTCTGAGACCTTCGAGGAGTTCCCGCGCCTTGCAGCGTATGTTTTCAAATATCGCGCGCGCCTGAATTATGTCGCTGATTGCAGGGGAGGAATCGATGAGAAAGTAGTCTGAGGTTTCAACGGAGCTGTCCATCATCGCTGTGAGTCTGTCGGTGAGTTCGCCTTCTTTATCTTCCTCAGCGTCCTTTTCTTCCAGAATGTATATGTATGATACACCGGAGTTTTTGAGAACATTAACGGAGCGCGGGTCTGTAAGTTCTTTATCAAAGAAAGGGAAATGCAGCCCGTCCTTTTCGGTGCGGGTCACTGTCATCCCTGTTTTAAGTTCGGAAATATGTATCCTGCGTTCAATTTTCATTCTGTGTTTCCGTGTGTGTATTACCGAATGATAACTTTAATTAATGAATAACACAATATAAACCATATGATTATTAACAAAAGGAATAATTAGCATTGTAGTGGTCATTTATATGTATTCGGGCGTCTCTGCGGTTTCTGCCTGTTAAGGCTGTACAGGTTCTCTTTTATGCGGGAAACAAATAAAAAGTCTGTTTTCTGTAGTAAATGCTGGCGTAACTGCGGCTAATTGGGTAAATTATAAGGATGTATAATAAATAGGCAGATGTTTAAGTTTCAGGCTATGCCTCTCTTTAGGAAACCCTCATGAAGGACAGAATCAGAATTTTAGTAATTGACGATGAAGAAAACATTTTATGGCTCTTCAAGGAAGGGCTGGAAGACGATAAAATAAGCGTGACAACAACCGGCAGCCACAAGGACGGCGAGATCATCCTCTCCGCCGGAGGGGTAAGCATCTGCTTTGTGGATCTTTTTCTCGGCGACAGCAACGGTATAGCCCTTGTCAGGGAGTGGTCAAAGATTTACCCCCATGTGCATTTCATCATAATGACAGCTCAGGATACTGGCTCCAACGTTATAGAAAGCATAAAATCCGGCGCGACAGACTTTTTTCCGAAACCGTTCGACCTTGCGGAGCTGAGAGCCAAGATCCTCAATCTTGCAGGTGATCACGGCGAAACCGAGGAAACCGAAAGCGCAAGCTACGACTTTGAGACCAAGAACCGTAAGATGCTTGAGATCTACAAGCTCATAGGCAAGATCTCCGGCGCTAATATAAATGTTCTTATATGCGGCGAATCCGGCACCGGCAAAGAAGTCATAGCCCACATGATTCACGAGATGAGCAACCGCAGCGGCAAGCCCTTTGTGCCGATCAATATGGCGGCTATCCCCTCTGATCTCATGGAGAGCGAGCTCTTCGGTCACTCCAAGGGCTCATTCACCGGCGCCGTTACGGACAAAAAGGGCAAGTTTGAGGAAGCCAACGGCGGAACAATCTTCCTTGATGAAATTTCCGAGATGGATTTCTCTCTTCAGTCCAAGCTGCTGAGAGTTATTCAGGAGAAAGAGATAAACCCTGTGGGTTCAAGCCGCACCGTAAAGCTGGACACCAGAATCATCGCCGCGTCAAACAAAAACCTTGAAGGGCTTGTGGAGAACGGGAAGTTCCGTGAGGATCTTTTCTACAGGCTGAATGTAGTCTCCATAGAGCTGCCGCCGCTCAGGGACAGGAAAGAGGACATACCCTATCTTGCCAACCATTTCCTGAGGAAGTACAGGAACATCAAGAACAGGGTGCTCAAAATCAGCGGCGAGGCTCTGGGTGCCATGGCTAAATACCGCTGGCAGGGCAACATCAGGGAGCTGGAAAATATTATCCAGTATGCCATAGTAAATACAGACACTGATGAGGTGACCAAGCAGAGTCTGCCTCAGAAGCTTTTCAGCACAGCGCAGGAGAAGGATGCCTCCTGTCTGTCCGATGAGCTTTTCAAACTCGCCTCAAGCATAGTGGAGGCGGAAACCCTTTCAGAGAGCTATAACGCCTTTGAAGAATATATGAAAATTGTGGAATATCCCCTTATGAGAGCAG is a genomic window of Geovibrio thiophilus containing:
- the murI gene encoding glutamate racemase; translation: MAIGVFDSGIGGLTVFKSIAEHFPALDIYYLGDTARVPYGGKSRETIISYSLECAEYLITKCGAEAIVIACNTASSYAVDIISEKFHVPVTGVVLPGAEQALRVSKKGKIGVIGTRATIRSGSYRAALETMSEIELDIYENACPLFVPIVEEMMTESPIAELAVKMYLEELSKKGIDTLVLGCTHYPLLKNTITRLYPQFSIVDSSEVIIEHLIRSGLNTSGKSVRKLFFTDESPAMEILRNELASGAPAEIISLG
- a CDS encoding HD-GYP domain-containing protein produces the protein MKIERRIHISELKTGMTVTRTEKDGLHFPFFDKELTDPRSVNVLKNSGVSYIYILEEKDAEEDKEGELTDRLTAMMDSSVETSDYFLIDSSPAISDIIQARAIFENIRCKARELLEGLRQSGKIDSRTAEEITSELVEVSSHKPGIFTAMTHLKNQDDYTYSHSLNVAVISLALGKRLGKSADELKTICLSGLLHDVGMARISGSIIHKPGKLTDDEYTEIKRHPEYGYKMLTANDRLPSETAMTALQHHEKSDGSGYPLGLSERQISNITKIVSIADVYDAITSKKTYNHERTPSEALKILFSWSGKHFNETLVKFFINTIGIYPVGTLVMLDSGEIAVILEPNRKDLTRPKVLVVTDEKREKLEKSHIFDLARYDLKTMKPLKTIVSSINPKQHAINSEQELDRFAKRFKNAVMEA
- a CDS encoding sigma-54-dependent transcriptional regulator; the encoded protein is MKDRIRILVIDDEENILWLFKEGLEDDKISVTTTGSHKDGEIILSAGGVSICFVDLFLGDSNGIALVREWSKIYPHVHFIIMTAQDTGSNVIESIKSGATDFFPKPFDLAELRAKILNLAGDHGETEETESASYDFETKNRKMLEIYKLIGKISGANINVLICGESGTGKEVIAHMIHEMSNRSGKPFVPINMAAIPSDLMESELFGHSKGSFTGAVTDKKGKFEEANGGTIFLDEISEMDFSLQSKLLRVIQEKEINPVGSSRTVKLDTRIIAASNKNLEGLVENGKFREDLFYRLNVVSIELPPLRDRKEDIPYLANHFLRKYRNIKNRVLKISGEALGAMAKYRWQGNIRELENIIQYAIVNTDTDEVTKQSLPQKLFSTAQEKDASCLSDELFKLASSIVEAETLSESYNAFEEYMKIVEYPLMRAVLERTDGNKSVSAKLLGINRNTLRKKAKEHGFD